GTCCACAGTTTCATCGCGACAGGCGACTATGCAGTGGCCTTGGTACAGATTCGTGACTGGTGATAGCCGTAAGCGGGGTCTGGTGAGGGACGGGAAAAGGATTTCGAGTGACGAAACTCCACGGCAGCAACTCACGAAGGTGGAAATTATATGAAACGATTCTTGGTTCTAAGTATATGCGCCGCCCTCACACTTACCCCTTCCCCTTCCGCCTTTGCCACCCAACGCAGTGATCAGCAGGTCGCCGTAATGATAGAAGGCGACAGCCTGCGATCACGTCCCAACCCGAACGCTTCCGTGCTGAAGAAACTCCCAAAAGGCACCACGGTAACAGTGTCGTCCTGCTTTCCTGAATGGTGTGCAGTGAAGTACCAAAACGTCCCTGGATTCGTTCTGAAGGACATGCTCGTCGTCGCTGAGAATCCCGCTACATCGGTCAGCTTGCGAATCCTACGCCTCCTCAACGTCACTGAATCCCACTGCCAAGATCTGCTGAAAGCGACACTGGTGGATCGACTTCAACGAGAGCTGGACACCCCGCTGCACTGCGCAAGGCTGCCACTCCCCGCCAACGTCGTACGGCAGCGAATCGATCAGGCATTCGCGATTGATCCAACGGCCCCATGGAAAGACTCCCCTGAGGCACTGAGCCGCTTCTTTTCTTTCGAGGACATGCCGCCAGCCGGAATGATCCTGTTTAAACAGCAACAGGTGGTCGTGGCTTTTCAGAGCACTGAGCGCTTGTGAAGAGTCGCCTCCCTACGTGTACCTCGGTAGCGCGTAGGCAGACTAGTGGGTTGCAGGAGAAGCGGGGAAGCAACCTGCTGATACAGCACGATCAGACTCACACCGAGTGAAACTGTCTGATGAGCGAGGCGTGGTGGGAGCTCTCTGCTTCATCCAGCGGGGGCATCCGCACTTTCCCTGACATCTCGAAGGCGAGTGGGTACGGTAGAGGAAGGTTCAATTGCCAGGCGCCCGCTTCCTGGAACGGGTAAGCCGTGTTCAGGGCCCATACGCCAACTGGCACCTTCACATCCAAGGACACTATGAAACCAATCTTCCTCATACCCCTCGCCTTTGCCTCTCTGCTGTCCGCGTGTGCTCCGGCAACGCAGCAATCCATCATTCAACCGCGTGCCACCGTTTTCACCAGTTCCGGCAGCGTCTCTCCAGCTTCGGGCGTGTCCGGTCTCGTGCACACCACCCTGCCGACCACCCGGGCCACCTGCAGCGGCACCGGCTACGGGTTTGCCAGCAAAGTCTTTGTGGACCTGAAGCTCACAGCCAACAATCAAGACAGCACCGCCAAGGGTGTGATGACCATCAATGGCGACACGCAGACGTTGACGCTGACCGGCTTCGTGCAACCCAAATCTCAAGGCGTCTACTTCTCGCTGACCGGCTCGTCGAACACCGTGCTTCAGCTTCAAGGCACCCTGGATCAGGGAACGTTCACCGGGAACTTCAACGGCCACCCCACCTCCTTCGTGTTCCAGCTGCACTGTTCCTGAAACCCGTCGACGTGTGGCAACGTAGCAGGCCGACAGCGTCGTGTGTCTCTCCGCCTACGGAGACCGTGAATGAAGTTTGTCCTTCCCGTACGAGCGCGGCGCGGGGCTGGACTGGAGGAAGCCCAATGACCTTGAAACGCCCCTTTCTGCTCCGACCTTTCCTGCCGTTGACGCTGCTGGCTGCGTCGATGGCCAGCGCCCAGATCGACGGGCCGCTTGACTGCAGCGTCTTCAACGTGCCGGACATGACATACCTGATGTACAAGGTGCCGGGAAGCCCTGAGGGGCTGGCGGGGACGTCGTTTCAGAACTTCTCCAAAGGCGACTTCGATCTGACCGCCTGCGGGTACACCATCTCGAACCACGCAGGCGTCACCTCCTTCCGGGCCGCCAATCTGCAGAAGCTGCTGAATCTCTTCTCGGTCCCGAGCGCTGGCTTCTTCGGCGTGTCGGGAGTGGGACCGATCAACCGGACGGCACTCGAGATCAACAG
The Deinococcus sp. KNUC1210 genome window above contains:
- a CDS encoding SH3 domain-containing protein encodes the protein MKRFLVLSICAALTLTPSPSAFATQRSDQQVAVMIEGDSLRSRPNPNASVLKKLPKGTTVTVSSCFPEWCAVKYQNVPGFVLKDMLVVAENPATSVSLRILRLLNVTESHCQDLLKATLVDRLQRELDTPLHCARLPLPANVVRQRIDQAFAIDPTAPWKDSPEALSRFFSFEDMPPAGMILFKQQQVVVAFQSTERL